A region from the Branchiostoma floridae strain S238N-H82 chromosome 9, Bfl_VNyyK, whole genome shotgun sequence genome encodes:
- the LOC118422431 gene encoding sushi repeat-containing protein SRPX2-like, whose amino-acid sequence MSYRVVLVLVLVTTLASRSDALFFVGLNGHSDCGVLPYVYGTFHIGCVYPYTRGETCYFRCFPGFVPVSGSQIIVPRTCLDDGTWSGEPLRCRRGFFFFFGKK is encoded by the exons ATGAG TTACCGCGTGGTTCTCGTGCTGGTTCTAGTGACCACTTTAGCCTCGAGGTCGGACGCTTTGTTCTTTGTCGGACTCAACGGACATTCCG ACTGCGGGGTGCTACCCTACGTCTACGGCACGTTCCACATTGGCTGCGTGTATCCTTACACCCGCGGGGAGACCTGCTACTTCCGCTGCTTCCCGGGGTTTGTCCCCGTCTCTGGGAGTCAGATCATCGTGCCCAGGACGTGCTTGGACGACGGCACCTGGTCTGGGGAGCCACTGAGATGCCGCAGAG gtttcttcttcttcttcggtAAGAAGTGA
- the LOC118423532 gene encoding probable inactive peptidyl-prolyl cis-trans isomerase-like 6 encodes MAADAQVQHLQVYGLLQDETFHVAKACAETLHQKMPEKFSAPDIKPMVEFEWEEYLQAKRKELKGEMWAFQEKIISFANGQMLGGHQELIKWAQDNHEYQDFRPPALYLALAEEAYKNRLSNGRTFAYLDISIGGEAAGRLLFELYTDKVPKTCENFRALCTGEKGRSKDSNIDLHYKGSIFHRAVRNGWIQGGDIPNGRGDAGESIYGPVFEDENFAVPHDRRGVLGMANQGRHTNGSQFYITMQPTAWMNTKYVAFGQLIEGTALLQRLEDQATYNERPKADCRVEDCGVLQPDDVLAQAPAVNGH; translated from the exons atggcggcggacgCGCAGGTACAGCACCTCCAGGTGTACGGACTCTTGCAGGATGAGACTTTCCACGTCGCCAAAGCTTGCGCCGAG ACTCTGCACCAAAAGATGCCAGAGAAGTTCTCAGCTCCGGACATCAAACCTATGGTGGAGTTTGAATGGGAGGAATATCTGCAGGCCAAGAGGAAG GAACTGAAAGGTGAGATGTGGGCGTTCCAAGAAAAGATCATCTCCTTTGCGAACGGTCAGATGCTCGGTGGACACCAGGAACTCATCAAGTGGGCGCAGGATAACCACGAGTACCAGGACTTCAGACCGCCCGCGCTGTACCTGGCTCTGGCTGAGGAGGCCTACAAAAACAGGCTCAGCAATGGG AGAACGTTTGCGTACCTGGACATTTCTATTGGAGGTGAGGCAGCGGGGAGGTTACTGTTTGAG CTGTACACAGACAAGGTACCAAAGACATGTGAAAACTTCCGGGCTCTCTGCACGGGGGAGAAAGGTCGCTCCAAGGACTCCAACATCGACCTCCACTACAAGGGGTCCATCTTCCACAGAGCAGTCAGGAATGGATGGATACAGGGGGGAG ATATACCAAATGGAAGAGGGGATGCTGGAGAATCCATTTATGGACCTGTTTTTGAAG ACGAGAACTTTGCGGTTCCCCATGACAGACGGGGAGTCCTGGGGATGGCGAACCAGGGCCGTCACACCAACGGGTCACAGTTCTACATCACCATGCAGCCAACTGCATGGATGAACACCAAATATGTGGCCTTTGG ACAGCTGATAGAGGGCACGGCCCTCCTGCAGAGGTTAGAGGACCAGGCAACGTACAACGAGCGCCCGAAGGCGGACTGCAGGGTGGAAGACTGCGGCGTGCTGCAGCCGGACGACGTGTTGGCGCAGGCCCCTGCTGTCAACGGGCATTAG
- the LOC118422489 gene encoding soma ferritin-like, whose amino-acid sequence MAVSQVRQNFHEDSEAGINKQINLELYASYVYHSMATHFDRDDVALKGFAKFFSHQSDEEREHAEKLMKYQNMRGGRVVLQHVQKPDRDDWGTGLDAMQAALALEKSVNQSLLDLHKIADTVGDPQMMDFLEGEYLKEQVESIKQIADHVTNLKRVGSGLGEYIFDQETLGD is encoded by the exons ATGGCTGTGTCACAGGTTCGTCAGAACTTCCACGAGGACAGCGAGGCTGGTATCAACAAGCAGATCAACCTCGAGCTGTACGCCAGCTATGTCTACCATTCCATG GCCACCCACTTCGACCGTGACGACGTGGCTCTGAAGGGCTTCGCCAAGTTCTTCAGCCACCAGTCGGACGAGGAGCGCGAGCACGCCGAGAAGCTGATGAAGTACCAGAACATGCGCGGCGGCCGCGTGGTCCTGCAGCACGTCCAGAAGCCGGACCGCGACGACTGGGGCACCGGGCTGGACGCCATGCAGGCCGCCCTGGCCCTGGAGAAGTCGGTGAACCAGTCCCTGCTGGATCTGCACAAGATCGCAGACACCGTCGGCGACCCCCAG ATGATGGACTTTCTGGAGGGAGAATACCTGAAGGAGCAGGTGGAGTCCATCAAGCAGATTGCCGACCACGTCACCAACCTGAAGCGCGTCGGCTCCGGCCTCGGCGAGTACATCTTCGACCAGGAGACCCTCGGCGACTAG
- the LOC118422490 gene encoding acylphosphatase-2-like: MRYKYVGGLSTLLLCLLMGLTASKDQPPEEQQCVAMPNLVSVEYEIHGNVQGVFFRAYTEEQASRLGLVGWVRNTRRGTVDGVVQGRREQVKQMKQWLEFTGSPMSRIERATFRNEKDISKLDFDRFKITY, from the exons ATGCGCTATAAATATGTGGGCGGCCTCTCCACGTTGTTGCTCTGTCTTCTCATGGGTTTGACGGCGTCCAAAGACCAGCCGCCCGAGGAACAACAGTGCGTCGCCATGCCGAACCTGGTGTCGGTAGAGTACGAAATACACGGCAACGTGCAAG gtgtgtttttccGCGCG TACACAGAGGAGCAGGCCAGTCGGCTGGGGCTGGTAGGTTGGGTGAGGAACACCCGCCGGGGTACAGTGGATGGTGTGGTGCAGGGACGGCGGGAACAGGTCAAGCAAAT GAAACAGTGGTTAGAGTTCACTGGAAGCCCGATGTCCCGGATTGAGAGAGCAACGTTTAGAAACGAGAAAGACATCAGCAAGTTGGACTTTGACAGATTCAAAATAACGTACTAA
- the LOC118422491 gene encoding acylphosphatase-2-like: protein MNHSQRDCREPAAPPRSSMADLFSLDFEIFGLVTGVFFRMHAEQEAVRLGLVGWVKNTYHDTVVGQVQGPVDKVQEMREWLATKGSPFCRIDKAQFNNERPISKLEHEKFRISY, encoded by the exons ATGAACCACAGCCAGCGGGACTGCCGTGAACCAGCCGCCCCGCCACGGTCCAGCATGGCCGACTTGTTTTCCTTGGACTTCGAGATCTTCGGTCTAGTGACAG GAGTTTTCTTTAGAATG CACGCGGAGCAGGAGGCCGTGAGGCTGGGGCTGGTAGGCTGGGTGAAGAACACGTACCACGACACGGTGGTGGGGCAGGTGCAGGGACCGGTCGACAAAGTACAAGAAAT GAGGGAGTGGTTGGCCACCAAAGGAAGTCCGTTCTGCAGAATCGACAAGGCGCAGTTCAACAACGAGAGACCGATCAGCAAACTGGAGCACGAGAAGTTCCGGATAAGCTACTGA
- the LOC118423653 gene encoding CST complex subunit STN1-like, which yields MYWGLDPLHRAYVKMFVRDVLEMDTYPGHPAMNVFAYRNHPVSRVDLLGWVVRVEEREKLFNYAIDDGTGVIGCTCWKPRVQSTTGEDSMDDTDYSTTGASTSADSAEKEFADFLALKRREIKKCVRQLKQPARLGDLLHVRGRIKLYRGRREVGAAYFRHVDDPTCSIEINRTMKQLQLYQDFYDVPFQRGNGDSGDCTGAGVVKSLQDAIADFLNTSSTVLNFEIKELATVDSLMAVVEKARKENESAMTAKQVNSLFTQAVGGLEDLGLVYKRTDKDNLYVVVDRDETLESNVLEIVRRESQNPKYSESGCHYRHVLDCLRTNPRFSGVGPNVVVHILDKLESQSDVISTSENYYIAF from the exons ATGTACTGGGGGCTGGATCCTCTGCACCGCGCCTACGTCAAGATGTTTGTCCGAGATGTCTTAGAAATGGACACCTATCCCGGCCACCCCGCGATGAACGTGTTTGCCTACAGGAACCATCCAGTCAGCCGTGTGGACCTGCTGGGCTGGGTGGTGAGGGTGGAGGAGAGGGAGAAACTGTTTAACTATGCCATCGATGACGGAACAG GTGTGATTGGCTGCACCTGCTGGAAACCCAGAGTCCAGTCCACTACAGGTGAAGATTCAATGGATGATACTGATTATTCCACAACTGGAGCATCAACATCCGCTGACTCAGCAGAAAAGGAGTTTGCGGATTTCTTAGCCCTAAAGAGGCGGGAGATTAAGAAATGTGTCCGTCAGCTGAAGCAGCCGGCGAGACTTGGAGACCTGTTACATGTGCGGGGACGAATCAAGTTGTACCGTGGTCGGAGGGAAGTTGGCGCAGCATATTTCCGCCACGTTGACGACCCAACATGCTCGATAGAGATCAACAGGACGATGAAGCAGCTCCAGTTGTATCAGGACTTCTACGATGTACCATTCCAGAGAGGGAATGGGGACAGTGGTGACTGTACAGGGGCAGGGGTTGTGAAATCCCTGCAAGACGCCATTGCAGACTTTCTCAACACAAGCAGCACTGtcttaaattttgaaatcaaggaGCTTGCCACAGTGGACAGTCTTATGGCCGTTGTAGAGAAGGCACGAAAGGAAAACGAGTCTGCGATGACGGCGAAACAAGTCAACTCTCTCTTTACTCAGGCAGTTGGGGGTCTAGAGGACCTGGGTTTGGTGTACAAAAGGACCGACAAGGACAACCTGTATGTGGTTGTTGACAGGGATGAGACCCTGGAGTCAAATGTCTTGGAAATTGTGAGGCGAGAGAGTCAGAATCCAAAGTACTCGGAGTCAGGGTGCCACTATCGGCATGTGCTGGACTGCTTACGGACCAACCCCAGGTTTTCTGGTGTCGGCCCCAACGTTGTGGTTCACATCTTAGACAAGCTGGAGTCACAGAGTGACGTCATCAGCACGTCAGAGAACTACTATATAGCATTCTAG
- the LOC118422306 gene encoding protein slit-like, protein MGVLGSLRRVLFVIIVWKAVSTDGETLPRDCICPQISTFSQLRVKCTKRALSAFPENIPPETVLLHLHSNMIRHVTYIPPLPELYTLDLSKNLIETVSWGSLCNLPNLRFLEFESNRIRSVGLGVCIARLTKLFTVNLSDNRIASLSERDLGVPHIQARVMLDHNPFRCDCSLRWLITKLRCLQTCGDTDFTCRSADLCDAPFLPSDTGDLICSSPARFQKRPLSTLSIPSSECESSVRSSTTSKTSTFIPSNDGKGMVRSTRTYGSLQSNHTRAGPTEQRDKPHVTTVQRVKSLSPNDTATEDGTVSETVTSRANTSTGIEDASVSSVTSTSGESLIGAADVIGIVLAIFLGSLMLKLIKKRYKI, encoded by the coding sequence ATGGGAGTCCTCGGTAGCCTACGACGTGTTCTTTTCGTCATCATTGTCTGGAAGGCCGTGAGTACCGATGGCGAGACTTTACCCAGAGACTGCATCTGCCCACAAATATCAACCTTCAGTCAACTACGCGTTAAATGTACCAAGCGCGCACTGTCCGCCTTCCCCGAGAACATACCACCCGAAACAGTTCTCCTGCACCTGCACAGTAACATGATCCGCCACGTTACGTACATCCCGCCGTTGCCTGAGCTGTACACGCTGGACCTCAGTAAAAACCTCATCGAGACCGTGTCGTGGGGATCCCTCTGCAACCTGCCAAATCTGAGGTTTCTCGAGTTCGAGTCGAACAGGATAAGAAGCGTTGGATTAGGAGTGTGCATCGCACGACTCACGAAACTGTTCACCGTAAATTTGTCCGACAACCGGATCGCGTCCCTGTCTGAGCGCGACCTGGGGGTTCCCCACATCCAAGCCAGAGTGATGCTGGACCACAACCCTTTCCGCTGTGACTGCAGCCTGCGATGGCTGATCACCAAGCTGAGATGCCTACAGACCTGTGGTGACACTGATTTCACATGTCGCTCGGCTGATCTATGCGACGCGCCATTTCTACCCAGCGATACAGGCGACCTGATCTGCAGTTCACCCGCCCGGTTTCAAAAAAGACCCCTGTCAACCCTTTCCATCCCTTCTTCAGAGTGTGAGTCATCTGTACGCTCTTCAACAACATCGAAGACTTCTACATTTATCCCAAGCAACGACGGTAAGGGCATGGTGAGGAGTACTAGGACTTATGGCTCCCTACAAAGTAACCATACAAGAGCCGGTCCAACTGAGCAAAGGGACAAACCGCACGTAACCACGGTTCAACGTGTTAAGAGTTTATCCCCAAACGACACTGCAACAGAAGATGGAACTGTCTCTGAAACTGTCACCAGTCGCGCGAACACCAGCACAGGGATTGAGGACGCGTCGGTCAGTAGTGTGACGTCGACTAGTGGTGAGTCATTGATTGGTGCTGCTGACGTCATCGGTATTGTGCTAGCCATTTTTCTAGGCAGTCTGATGTTAAAGCTCATcaaaaaacggtacaaaatttAG